A genomic window from Vitis riparia cultivar Riparia Gloire de Montpellier isolate 1030 chromosome 16, EGFV_Vit.rip_1.0, whole genome shotgun sequence includes:
- the LOC117933335 gene encoding cytochrome P450 87A3-like, translating to MEYLGYVFVGIVTLLLVCIPHWLRSWRKPQCNGKLPPGSMGWPILGETLQFSTPYTNRGVSPFIRKRMDRYGPLFRTKLLGWPFVISADPDVSRFVLQQEGKLFHCWYMESFDNLFGPQNVLSSQGALHKCLRSLILSQFGSESLRTRVLSQVEDSVLEKL from the exons ATGGAATATTTGGGGTATGTGTTTGTAGGCATAGTGACTCTTTTGCTTGTATGCATTCCACATTGGCTTCGCAGTTGGAGGAAGCCCCAGTGCAATGGAAAGCTCCCACCAGGTTCAATGGGATGGCCAATTCTTGGAGAGACCCTTCAGTTTTCGACTCCTTATACTAACCGCGGTGTCTCGCCTTTCATCAGAAAGAGAATGGACAG GTATGGGCCATTGTTCCGAACAAAACTGCTGGGGTGGCCATTTGTTATTTCAGCTGATCCAGACGTGAGCCGCTTCGTCCTCCAACAAGAAGGGAAATTGTTTCACTGCTGGTACATGGAAAGCTTTGACAATCTCTTCGGCCCACAGAATGTGCTTTCATCACAAGGGGCTCTGCACAAGTGCTTAAGAAGCCTGATTTTGAGTCAATTTGGGTCCGAAAGCCTAAGAACTAGGGTTCTTTCTCAAGTTGAAGACTCGGTGCTTGAAAAACTGTAG
- the LOC117933152 gene encoding cytochrome P450 87A3-like: MMFDFTAKMICNYDESKTPEKLKENYSAFLSGLISFPLNIPGTSYWKCLKGRERARKTLRNMLLERLASPEREHKDIMDFIIQEMKKDDTIVTEEIAVDLLFGLPFGANETTSSTLIFAVQYLGSHPSALAEITREHESILRNRKQKDSGITWEEYKSMSFTMMVVNETVRMGSILPSIFRKVDKDIEIKGYTIPAGWMVLVSPPAAHFNPNVHKDPHVFNPWRWQGQEPTSGSNALMGFGGGIKLCAGVDFAKLQIAIFLHHLVTKYRWEVIKGGEVVWRQSTGPIFPNGFHVRISEKTK; this comes from the exons ATGATGTTTGATTTTACTGCTAAAATGATTTGCAATTACGATGAGTCGAAGACACCAGAGAAGCTGAAAGAGAACTATTCTGCTTTTCTCAGTGGTTTGATCTCCTTCCCTCTGAACATTCCTGGAACTTCTTACTGGAAATGCCTAAAG GGTCGTGAAAGGGCAAGGAAAACACTAAGGAATATGTTGCTTGAGAGGCTAGCATCACCGGAAAGGGAGCACAAGGATATCATGGATTTTATTATACAGGAAATGAAGAAGGATGACACTATCGTAACTGAGGAGATCGCTGTGGATTTACTCTTTGGGCTTCCTTTTGGTGCTAATGAAACCACTTCCTCTACTCTTATATTTGCCGTTCAATATCTTGGTAGTCATCCTTCGGCATTAGCAGAGATAACA AGAGAGCATGAGTCGATTCTAAGGAACCGAAAACAAAAGGACTCTGGAATCACATGGGAAGAGTATAAATCCATGAGCTTTACCATGATG GTTGTCAATGAAACTGTTAGGATGGGAAGTATTCTCCCTTCAATTTTCAGGAAAGTGGACAAAGATATTGAAATAAAGG GGTACACGATTCCAGCTGGGTGGATGGTTCTGGTCTCTCCTCCAGCAGCCCATTTCAACCCCAATGTACACAAGGATCCCCATGTCTTTAACCCATGGCGATGGCAG GGTCAAGAACCGACTTCAGGTTCGAATGCTTTGATGGGTTTTGGTGGAGGAATCAAACTTTGTGCGGGAGTTGACTTTGCCAAACTTCAAATCGCCATTTTCCTACACCATCTGGTCACAAAATACAG GTGGGAGGTGATCAAGGGAGGAGAAGTTGTTTGGCGGCAGTCAACTGGACCCATTTTTCCAAACGGTTTTCACGTTCGAATATCTGAGAAAACTAAGTGA